The proteins below come from a single Burkholderia sp. FERM BP-3421 genomic window:
- a CDS encoding ABC transporter substrate-binding protein, translating into MEHNRLLRALRVTAIAGVAAASLGIAGSAFAQIPNKTLVYCSEGSPSGFDSAQYTTGVDFTAATFTVYNRLVEFERGGTKVEPGLAEKWDVSPDGKVYTFSLRHGVKFHTTDYFKPSREFNADDVVFTFQRMLDPNQPFRKAYPASFPYFTDMGLDKLITKVEKVDPYTVRFVLAEPNAPFIQNMAMEFASILSAEYADQLLKAGKAADINQKPIGTGPFVFRSYTKDATIRFDGNPDYWKKGEVKLAKLIFSITPDPGVRVQKIKRNECQVMIYPRPADIATLKAEPSVDMPSQAGFNLGYVAYNVQHKPLEKLEVRQALDMAINKKAILESVYQSAGQAADAPMPPTQWSYDKNLKAAPTDLAKAKALLAKAGLAGGFDITLWAMPVQRPYNPNARLMAEMIQADWAKIGVRAKIVSYEWGEYMKRSHAGEHDTMLIGWTGDNGDPDNWLGTLLGCEAVKGNNFSKWCYKPFDDLVQKGRVTSGQDARTKIYMQAQQIFAQQLPFSPIANSTVYLPVRKNVVDMRIEPLGYLRFDGVGVK; encoded by the coding sequence ATGGAACATAACCGTCTGTTGCGCGCACTGCGTGTTACCGCCATCGCGGGCGTCGCAGCGGCATCGCTCGGCATCGCGGGCTCCGCATTCGCGCAGATCCCGAACAAAACGCTCGTCTACTGCTCAGAAGGCAGCCCGTCGGGTTTCGATTCCGCGCAGTACACCACCGGCGTCGATTTCACCGCCGCCACCTTCACGGTCTACAACCGCCTCGTCGAGTTCGAGCGCGGCGGCACCAAGGTCGAGCCCGGCCTCGCCGAGAAGTGGGACGTCTCGCCCGACGGCAAGGTCTACACGTTCTCGCTGCGCCACGGCGTCAAGTTCCATACCACCGACTACTTCAAGCCCAGCCGCGAATTCAACGCGGACGACGTCGTGTTCACGTTCCAGCGCATGCTCGATCCGAACCAGCCGTTCCGCAAGGCCTACCCGGCGTCGTTCCCGTACTTCACCGACATGGGCCTCGACAAGCTGATCACCAAGGTCGAGAAGGTCGACCCGTACACGGTCCGCTTCGTCCTCGCGGAGCCGAACGCGCCGTTCATCCAGAACATGGCGATGGAATTCGCGTCGATCCTGTCGGCCGAGTACGCGGACCAGCTGCTCAAGGCGGGCAAGGCCGCCGACATCAACCAGAAGCCGATCGGCACCGGCCCGTTCGTGTTCCGCAGCTACACGAAGGACGCGACGATCCGCTTCGACGGCAATCCCGACTACTGGAAGAAGGGCGAGGTGAAGCTCGCGAAGCTGATCTTCTCGATCACCCCCGACCCGGGCGTGCGCGTGCAGAAGATCAAGCGCAACGAGTGCCAGGTGATGATCTATCCGCGCCCCGCCGACATCGCGACCCTCAAGGCCGAGCCGAGCGTCGACATGCCGTCGCAGGCCGGTTTCAATCTCGGCTACGTCGCCTACAACGTCCAGCACAAGCCGCTCGAGAAGCTCGAGGTGCGGCAGGCGCTCGACATGGCGATCAACAAGAAGGCGATCCTCGAATCCGTCTACCAGAGCGCGGGCCAGGCCGCCGATGCGCCGATGCCGCCGACCCAATGGTCGTACGACAAGAACCTGAAGGCCGCGCCGACCGACCTCGCGAAGGCCAAGGCGCTGCTCGCGAAGGCCGGCCTCGCGGGCGGCTTCGACATCACGCTGTGGGCGATGCCCGTGCAGCGCCCGTACAACCCGAACGCGCGCCTGATGGCCGAGATGATCCAGGCCGACTGGGCGAAGATCGGCGTGCGCGCGAAGATCGTCTCGTATGAGTGGGGCGAGTACATGAAGCGCTCCCACGCGGGCGAGCACGACACGATGCTGATCGGCTGGACGGGCGACAACGGCGATCCCGACAACTGGCTCGGCACGCTGCTCGGCTGCGAGGCCGTCAAGGGCAACAACTTCTCGAAGTGGTGCTACAAGCCGTTCGACGACCTGGTCCAGAAGGGCCGCGTGACCTCGGGCCAGGACGCCCGCACGAAGATCTACATGCAGGCGCAGCAGATCTTCGCGCAGCAGCTGCCGTTCTCGCCGATCGCGAACTCGACCGTCTACCTGCCGGTGCGCAAGAACGTCGTCGACATGCGCATCGAGCCGCTCGGCTACCTGCGCTTCGACGGCGTCGGCGTCAAGTAA
- a CDS encoding MFS transporter, whose product MASVADSTRMAGRTLNRRAVVAAVIGNALEWYDFTVFSFMAVVIAALFFPTHDEYASLLLTTATFGVAFVMRPIGGVVLGLYADRAGRKAALSLVILLMTVGMFLLAVAPTYAAIGIGAPLLIVFGRLLQGFSAGGEFGSATALLIEAAPFSKRGFYGSWQMASQASAFLIGALVGAAVTRGLSTEALHAWGWRVPFLLGLVIGPVGFYIRRHLADSEAFLHGRQSARRATLREVFASHGREVVCGLGSVVALTVTIYILIGYLPTFAVKQLKLPYAQSFYAVIVGNLLLTVLSPVAGAWSDRIGRKGLSLWSLGLTLVLIYPLFVWLDAAPSITRLVIVQAVLSVTLAGYYGPFGAMIAELFPAHIRSTGLSLAYNVAVMLFGGFGQFVVTWLIQATGTPLAPTYYVMAGLALSIVAVAFVPARSADLDSGRRPA is encoded by the coding sequence ATGGCATCGGTGGCGGATTCGACGAGGATGGCGGGCCGGACGCTGAACCGGCGCGCGGTGGTGGCGGCGGTGATCGGCAATGCGCTCGAATGGTACGACTTCACCGTGTTCAGTTTCATGGCGGTGGTGATCGCCGCGCTGTTCTTTCCGACTCACGACGAATACGCGTCCCTGCTGCTGACCACGGCCACCTTCGGCGTGGCCTTCGTGATGCGCCCGATCGGCGGCGTCGTGCTCGGGCTCTACGCCGACCGGGCGGGGCGCAAGGCGGCGCTGTCGCTCGTGATCCTGCTGATGACGGTGGGCATGTTCCTGCTCGCGGTCGCCCCGACCTACGCGGCGATCGGCATCGGCGCGCCGCTCCTGATCGTGTTCGGGCGGCTGTTGCAGGGCTTCTCGGCGGGCGGCGAATTCGGCAGCGCGACCGCGCTGCTGATCGAGGCGGCGCCGTTCTCGAAGCGCGGCTTCTACGGCAGCTGGCAGATGGCGAGCCAGGCGTCGGCGTTCCTGATCGGCGCGCTGGTCGGCGCGGCCGTCACGCGCGGGCTCTCGACCGAGGCGCTGCATGCGTGGGGCTGGCGCGTGCCGTTCCTGCTCGGGCTCGTGATCGGACCGGTCGGCTTCTACATCCGCCGGCATCTCGCCGATTCGGAGGCGTTCCTGCACGGGCGCCAGAGCGCGCGGCGCGCCACGCTGCGCGAGGTGTTCGCCTCGCACGGGCGCGAAGTCGTCTGCGGGCTGGGCTCGGTGGTCGCGCTGACGGTGACGATCTACATCCTGATCGGTTATCTGCCGACCTTCGCGGTCAAGCAGCTCAAGCTGCCCTATGCGCAATCGTTCTACGCGGTGATCGTCGGCAACCTGCTGCTCACCGTGCTGTCGCCCGTCGCGGGCGCCTGGTCCGACCGGATCGGCCGCAAGGGGCTGTCGCTGTGGTCGCTCGGCCTCACGCTCGTGCTCATCTATCCGCTGTTCGTGTGGCTCGACGCGGCGCCGAGCATCACGCGCCTCGTGATCGTGCAGGCGGTGCTGTCGGTCACGCTGGCCGGCTACTACGGGCCGTTCGGCGCGATGATCGCCGAACTGTTCCCCGCTCATATCCGGTCGACCGGCCTGTCGCTGGCCTACAACGTCGCGGTGATGCTGTTCGGCGGCTTCGGACAGTTCGTCGTGACCTGGCTGATCCAGGCGACCGGCACGCCGCTCGCGCCGACCTACTACGTGATGGCCGGGCTCGCCTTGTCGATCGTCGCGGTGGCGTTCGTGCCCGCGCGCTCGGCGGACCTCGATTCGGGGCGGCGGCCGGCTTGA
- a CDS encoding high-potential iron-sulfur protein: protein MKTSRRSFLISSVGAVSALALSRQALADAPLLAETDPTAAALGYRADATKVDKAKYPRYAAGQDCAACMLYQGKKGAASGPCGAFAGKQVSAKGWCSAFTKMA from the coding sequence ATGAAAACGTCTCGCCGGAGTTTCCTGATTTCGAGCGTGGGCGCCGTGTCGGCGCTCGCCTTGTCGCGCCAGGCGCTGGCCGATGCGCCGCTGCTGGCCGAAACCGATCCGACCGCGGCCGCGCTCGGCTACAGGGCCGATGCGACCAAGGTCGACAAGGCCAAGTATCCGAGGTACGCGGCCGGCCAGGATTGCGCGGCCTGCATGCTGTACCAGGGCAAGAAGGGGGCGGCCTCGGGCCCGTGCGGCGCCTTCGCGGGCAAGCAGGTGTCGGCGAAGGGCTGGTGCAGCGCCTTCACGAAAATGGCGTGA
- a CDS encoding NAD(P)/FAD-dependent oxidoreductase, whose amino-acid sequence MTMERIDCVVIGAGVVGLAIARELAARGRETLILESADAIGTGTSSRNSEVIHAGLYYPRGSLKAALCVHGRDLLYHFCETHHVPHRRCGKLIVAANPAQLKQMKSIAARAEENGVLDLLPLSRDEVQALEPELECIGALFSPSTGIVDSHQLMLALLGDAERGGAACALQSPVETIDATRGGDFVVRTGGAEPAEFGAGCVINCAGLGAQALARRITGLDPRWVPPLYLARGNYFSLAGRAPFSHLVYPMPDRAGLGVHLTLDLGGQARFGPDVEWIDTLRYDVDPHRAQAFYAAIRGYWPGLPDGALQPAYAGIRPKIAGPGEPAADFMIQGPAQHGVRGLVNLYGIESPGLTAALAIAQRVGEFAARA is encoded by the coding sequence ATGACAATGGAGCGGATTGACTGTGTGGTGATCGGGGCCGGCGTGGTCGGCCTGGCGATTGCACGGGAACTGGCGGCCCGCGGCCGCGAGACGCTGATCCTCGAGTCCGCCGACGCGATCGGCACCGGCACGAGCTCGCGCAACAGCGAGGTGATCCATGCGGGGCTCTACTATCCGCGCGGTTCGCTGAAGGCGGCGCTGTGCGTGCACGGCCGCGATCTCCTGTATCACTTCTGCGAAACCCACCATGTACCTCACCGGCGCTGCGGCAAGCTGATCGTCGCCGCGAATCCCGCGCAGCTCAAGCAGATGAAGTCGATCGCCGCGCGCGCCGAAGAAAACGGCGTGCTCGACCTGCTGCCGCTGTCGCGCGACGAGGTGCAGGCGCTCGAACCCGAACTCGAATGCATCGGCGCGCTGTTCTCGCCGAGCACGGGCATCGTCGACAGCCACCAGCTGATGCTCGCGCTGCTCGGCGACGCCGAGCGCGGCGGCGCGGCGTGCGCGCTGCAGTCGCCCGTCGAGACCATCGACGCGACGCGCGGCGGCGACTTCGTGGTGCGCACGGGCGGCGCGGAGCCGGCCGAGTTCGGCGCGGGCTGCGTGATCAACTGCGCGGGGCTGGGCGCCCAGGCGCTCGCGCGGCGCATCACGGGGCTCGATCCGCGCTGGGTGCCGCCGCTCTATCTGGCGCGCGGCAATTACTTCAGCCTCGCGGGGCGCGCGCCGTTCTCCCACCTCGTCTATCCGATGCCCGACCGGGCCGGGCTCGGCGTGCACCTCACGCTCGATCTCGGCGGCCAGGCGCGTTTCGGCCCCGACGTCGAGTGGATCGACACGCTGCGCTACGACGTCGATCCGCATCGCGCGCAGGCGTTCTACGCGGCGATCCGCGGCTACTGGCCGGGCCTGCCCGACGGCGCGCTGCAGCCGGCCTACGCGGGGATCCGGCCGAAGATCGCCGGGCCGGGCGAGCCGGCCGCCGATTTCATGATCCAGGGGCCGGCGCAGCACGGCGTGCGCGGGCTCGTGAACCTGTACGGCATCGAGTCGCCGGGGCTGACCGCCGCGCTCGCGATCGCGCAGCGGGTCGGCGAGTTCGCGGCGCGCGCGTAG
- a CDS encoding AAA family ATPase, whose translation MTTAMVRQELAVASFSTVYDLERVETALNDLNEGASDALRATYEKMLKTGNLRFCVKPNRMPAFDELVDALPNFAAPLDDVRKQVALCLETEDRLELMPILLLGAPGIGKTHFAKALAQLLGTAYHYVPMSSLTAGWILSGASSQWKNAKPGKVFDALVNGSYANPVITVDELDKAGSDAQYDPLGALYALLEHDTARAFIDEFAEVPIDAGNVIWIATANDAQAIPEPILNRMNVYEIEPPDAAGARRIARAIYGEIREAHAWGRRFPEAPDAAVLDVLAALPPRAMRRALLHAFGAARLDGRDAVAPHDIRAEGGGRRRPIGF comes from the coding sequence ATGACGACGGCGATGGTGAGGCAGGAACTGGCGGTCGCGTCGTTCAGCACGGTCTACGATCTCGAGCGGGTGGAGACGGCGCTGAACGACCTGAACGAAGGCGCGAGCGATGCGCTGCGCGCGACCTACGAGAAGATGCTGAAGACGGGCAACCTGCGCTTCTGCGTGAAGCCGAACCGGATGCCGGCCTTCGACGAGCTGGTCGACGCGCTGCCGAACTTCGCCGCGCCGCTCGACGACGTGCGCAAGCAGGTCGCGCTGTGCCTCGAAACCGAGGATCGGCTCGAACTGATGCCGATCCTGCTGCTCGGCGCGCCGGGCATCGGCAAGACCCATTTCGCGAAGGCGCTCGCGCAGCTGCTCGGCACCGCGTACCACTACGTGCCGATGAGTTCGCTGACGGCCGGCTGGATCCTGTCGGGCGCGTCGTCGCAATGGAAGAACGCGAAGCCGGGCAAGGTGTTCGACGCGCTCGTCAACGGCAGCTACGCGAACCCGGTGATCACGGTCGACGAACTCGACAAGGCTGGCAGCGACGCTCAGTACGATCCGCTCGGCGCGCTGTACGCGCTGCTCGAGCACGATACCGCGCGCGCGTTCATCGACGAGTTCGCGGAGGTGCCGATCGATGCGGGCAACGTGATCTGGATCGCGACCGCGAACGACGCGCAGGCGATTCCCGAGCCGATTCTCAACCGCATGAACGTCTACGAGATCGAGCCGCCCGACGCGGCGGGCGCGCGGCGCATCGCGCGCGCGATCTACGGCGAGATCCGCGAGGCGCACGCCTGGGGCCGGCGCTTCCCGGAGGCGCCCGACGCCGCCGTGCTCGACGTGCTCGCGGCGCTGCCGCCGCGCGCGATGCGGCGCGCGCTGCTGCACGCGTTCGGCGCGGCGCGCCTCGACGGCCGCGACGCGGTGGCGCCGCACGACATCCGCGCGGAGGGCGGCGGGCGGCGGCGTCCGATCGGTTTCTGA
- a CDS encoding nitroreductase, protein MSDPSPSDDALRAVDAALASRRSVRAFLPTPVPRATLEAILAAASRAPSGSNLQPWRVYAATGATRDTLAAALTAAHDDPARDAKYAAEYPYYPREWRSPYLERRRKIGWDLYGLLGIARGDHARMHAQLARNFCFFDAPVALFFTIDRLMTQGGWLDYGMFLQSIMIAARARGLDTCPQAAFTPFHGVIAAHLAVPAHEQLVCGMSLGYADPGARANQLVTERAEVTEFTRFFA, encoded by the coding sequence ATGTCCGACCCTTCCCCCTCCGACGACGCGCTGCGCGCCGTCGACGCCGCCCTCGCCTCGCGCCGCTCGGTCCGCGCCTTCCTGCCCACGCCGGTGCCGCGCGCGACGCTCGAGGCGATCCTCGCGGCCGCGAGCCGCGCGCCGTCGGGCAGCAACCTCCAGCCGTGGCGCGTCTACGCGGCGACGGGCGCGACCCGCGACACCCTGGCGGCCGCGCTGACCGCCGCGCACGACGATCCCGCGCGCGACGCGAAATATGCTGCGGAATACCCCTATTACCCGCGCGAATGGCGCTCGCCGTACCTGGAGCGCCGCCGCAAGATCGGCTGGGACCTGTACGGGCTCCTCGGCATCGCGCGCGGCGACCACGCGCGCATGCATGCGCAGCTCGCGCGCAACTTCTGTTTCTTCGACGCGCCCGTCGCGCTGTTCTTCACGATCGACCGCCTGATGACGCAAGGCGGCTGGCTCGACTACGGGATGTTCCTGCAGAGCATCATGATCGCGGCCCGCGCACGCGGCCTCGACACCTGCCCGCAGGCGGCGTTCACGCCGTTCCACGGCGTCATCGCCGCGCACCTGGCGGTTCCGGCGCACGAACAGCTCGTGTGCGGCATGTCGCTCGGCTACGCCGACCCCGGCGCGCGCGCGAACCAGCTCGTCACCGAACGCGCCGAGGTGACCGAGTTCACCCGCTTCTTCGCTTGA
- a CDS encoding endonuclease/exonuclease/phosphatase family protein, which yields MATPDLRPFAAPQAAPANEITAVSWNLHKGRSPLGFTAWNAMRNWMQSTHADVYFLQEAMARRLPRPVLAPGFGAPMDDALDDVWHCQATEIARALDWQIALGPNVFKPSWRHGNAILSPHPLDLGGRWDISAHRFERRGLLVARATLAGAQPVTLLCAHLALTRAARLRQMNWIAHWIDRHARTGPLMLAGDFNDWRNDSVPLFGEIGMTEVATLLGESGRTFPAFSPALALDKMFVRGLTPLEWSAPGQEAAWLSDHLPYIARLRLD from the coding sequence ATGGCCACGCCCGACCTTCGTCCGTTCGCCGCGCCGCAGGCCGCGCCCGCCAACGAGATCACCGCGGTCAGCTGGAACCTGCACAAGGGCCGCTCGCCGCTCGGCTTCACCGCGTGGAACGCGATGCGCAACTGGATGCAGTCGACCCACGCCGACGTGTACTTCCTGCAGGAAGCGATGGCGCGCCGCCTGCCGCGCCCGGTGCTCGCCCCCGGCTTCGGCGCGCCGATGGACGATGCGCTCGACGACGTCTGGCATTGCCAGGCGACCGAGATCGCCCGCGCGCTCGACTGGCAGATCGCGCTCGGCCCCAATGTGTTCAAGCCGTCATGGCGGCACGGCAATGCGATCCTGTCGCCGCATCCGCTCGACCTCGGCGGCCGCTGGGACATCTCCGCGCACCGCTTCGAACGGCGCGGGCTGCTCGTCGCGCGCGCGACGCTCGCGGGCGCGCAGCCCGTCACGCTGCTGTGCGCGCACCTCGCGCTCACGCGCGCCGCGCGCCTGCGCCAGATGAACTGGATCGCGCACTGGATCGACCGCCACGCGCGCACCGGCCCGCTCATGCTGGCGGGCGACTTCAACGACTGGCGCAACGATTCCGTGCCGCTGTTCGGCGAGATCGGGATGACGGAGGTCGCGACGCTGCTCGGCGAATCCGGCCGCACGTTCCCCGCGTTCTCGCCCGCGCTCGCGCTCGACAAGATGTTCGTGCGCGGCCTCACGCCGCTCGAATGGAGCGCGCCCGGGCAGGAAGCCGCGTGGCTGTCCGACCACCTGCCGTACATCGCGCGGCTGCGGCTCGACTGA
- a CDS encoding LysE family translocator translates to MSYLPILLQIAVVYLVAAITPGPNFFMVSQLSLAGRRGLGAASACGVGTASVIWASLALLGLSALLHQVAWLYEGIRIAGALYLVYFGAKLLRASARPGPAAPDETAGVPAGPARPADYLRAYRTGLFTCLTNPKSCAFWTSVFAAMLPARVPTWFDGAVLVTIGALSAGWYLSVALLFASARAQAGYRRVRRPLDALCGAALVGLGAKLAADR, encoded by the coding sequence ATGAGCTACCTGCCGATCCTGCTGCAAATCGCCGTCGTCTACCTGGTCGCCGCCATCACGCCGGGGCCGAATTTCTTCATGGTGTCGCAACTGTCGCTCGCCGGCCGGCGCGGCCTCGGGGCCGCCTCGGCATGCGGCGTCGGCACCGCGTCGGTGATCTGGGCGAGCCTCGCGCTGCTCGGGCTGTCCGCGCTGCTGCATCAGGTCGCGTGGCTCTACGAGGGCATCCGGATCGCGGGCGCGCTCTACCTGGTCTACTTCGGCGCCAAGCTGCTGCGCGCGAGCGCACGGCCCGGCCCGGCCGCGCCGGACGAAACGGCCGGCGTCCCTGCCGGGCCGGCGCGGCCGGCGGACTATCTGCGCGCGTACCGCACCGGGCTCTTCACCTGTCTCACCAATCCCAAGTCCTGCGCGTTCTGGACCAGCGTGTTCGCCGCGATGCTGCCCGCCCGCGTGCCGACGTGGTTCGACGGCGCCGTGCTGGTGACGATCGGCGCGCTGTCGGCCGGCTGGTATCTCAGCGTCGCGCTGCTGTTCGCGAGCGCGCGCGCGCAGGCCGGTTACCGGCGCGTGCGCCGGCCGCTCGACGCGCTGTGCGGCGCGGCGCTCGTGGGCCTCGGCGCGAAGCTCGCGGCCGACCGCTGA
- a CDS encoding ferredoxin--NADP reductase, giving the protein MSKYDTAIVQSVHHWTDTLFSFTCTREQSLRFNNGEFTMVGLEVDGKPLARAYSIVSPNYEEHLEFFSIKVQDGPLTSRLQHLKVGDPVLIGKKPTGTLIADNLLPGKVLWLLSTGTGLAPFMSIIRDPEIYDRFDKIVLTHTCRLKGELAYMDYIKHDLPGHEYLGDIIKEKLVYYPTVTREEFENEGRITDLIATGKLFTDLDLPAFSPEHDRVMLCGSTAMLRDTTELLKQAGLVEGKNSAPGHYVIERAFVD; this is encoded by the coding sequence ATGAGCAAATACGACACCGCTATCGTCCAATCCGTCCACCACTGGACCGACACGCTGTTCAGCTTTACCTGCACCCGCGAGCAGAGCCTCCGTTTCAACAACGGCGAATTCACGATGGTCGGCCTGGAAGTCGACGGCAAGCCGCTGGCCCGCGCGTACAGCATCGTCAGCCCGAACTACGAGGAGCACCTCGAGTTCTTCAGCATCAAGGTGCAGGACGGCCCGCTGACCTCCCGCCTGCAGCACCTGAAGGTCGGCGACCCCGTGCTGATCGGCAAGAAGCCGACGGGCACGCTGATCGCCGACAACCTGCTGCCGGGCAAGGTCCTGTGGCTGTTGTCGACGGGCACGGGCCTCGCGCCGTTCATGTCGATCATCCGCGATCCGGAGATCTACGACCGCTTCGACAAGATCGTGCTCACGCACACCTGCCGCCTGAAGGGCGAGCTGGCCTATATGGATTACATCAAGCACGACCTGCCGGGCCACGAGTACCTGGGCGACATCATCAAGGAAAAGCTCGTCTATTACCCGACCGTCACCCGCGAGGAATTCGAGAACGAGGGCCGCATCACCGACCTGATCGCGACGGGCAAGCTGTTCACCGACCTGGACCTGCCCGCGTTCTCGCCGGAACACGACCGCGTGATGCTGTGCGGCAGCACCGCGATGCTGCGCGACACCACGGAGCTGCTGAAGCAGGCCGGGCTCGTCGAAGGGAAGAACAGCGCGCCGGGCCACTACGTGATCGAGCGGGCCTTCGTTGATTGA
- a CDS encoding sensor histidine kinase, which translates to MDTPYSASAGANSPSPSPQSIAGDVRPPTTFHPAVTHATIAALETRVGQLAAELVAAGESARRHFAGELHDSLGADLTAARFALANVDTWLPADAPEGCRRALALAQQALDAASDTNRRLITDQDAPGLDTGLVGTLSAWIGAYSERTGLRTSFICIADARIAHLSASGALAVFRVAQEALANTAKHARARAADVRIEAEEHHLVLAVSDDGVGLGAPRGRVGHGLRGMRVRCEAFGGALEVGASRAGRGTTLRARFDWAALSPAECAPRSIQHS; encoded by the coding sequence ATGGATACGCCGTATAGCGCGTCGGCCGGCGCGAACTCCCCGTCCCCGTCTCCGCAATCGATTGCCGGCGACGTTCGCCCCCCCACCACCTTTCATCCCGCTGTCACGCACGCCACGATCGCCGCGCTCGAAACGCGCGTCGGGCAGCTTGCCGCCGAACTGGTCGCCGCGGGCGAATCCGCCCGCCGCCACTTCGCGGGCGAGCTGCATGACAGCCTCGGCGCCGACCTGACCGCTGCTCGATTTGCGCTCGCAAACGTTGACACCTGGCTGCCGGCCGATGCGCCGGAGGGATGCCGGCGCGCGCTCGCGCTGGCCCAGCAGGCGCTCGACGCCGCATCCGACACCAATCGCCGCCTGATCACCGACCAGGACGCGCCCGGGCTTGATACCGGCCTCGTCGGCACGCTGTCGGCCTGGATCGGCGCTTACTCGGAGCGCACCGGCCTGCGCACCAGCTTCATCTGCATCGCCGACGCGCGCATCGCGCACCTGAGCGCGAGCGGCGCGCTCGCCGTGTTCCGCGTCGCGCAGGAAGCGCTCGCCAACACCGCGAAGCATGCGCGCGCCCGCGCCGCCGACGTGCGGATCGAGGCCGAGGAGCACCATCTCGTGCTCGCCGTCAGCGACGACGGCGTCGGCCTGGGCGCGCCCCGCGGCCGCGTCGGGCATGGCCTGCGCGGCATGCGCGTGCGCTGCGAGGCATTCGGCGGCGCGCTCGAGGTCGGCGCGTCGCGCGCCGGCCGCGGCACGACCCTGCGCGCGCGCTTCGACTGGGCCGCGCTGAGCCCGGCCGAGTGCGCTCCCCGCAGCATCCAGCATTCGTGA
- the rqpR gene encoding response regulator transcription factor RqpR (The RqpSR system (Regulating Quorum sensing and Pathogenicity Sensor kinase and Response regulator) co-occurs with and modulates the expression of cis-2-dodecenoic acid quorum-sensing systems.), with amino-acid sequence MTLHILLVDDHAIVRQGIRQLLIDRGIAREVAEAETGCEAVAAIDKAAYDVILLDISLTDMNGIEVLKRIKRKLPRTPVLMFSMYREDQYAVRALKAGAAGYLSKTVNAAQMISAIQQVAAGRKYVSPAMAEALAEYVSFENEPLPHEKLSDREYQTLCMLASGKRLTDIAHTLSLSVKTVSVYRTRLLEKMKLSNNAELTFYVMSNRLVDMNPQIGA; translated from the coding sequence ATGACCCTGCACATCCTGCTCGTCGATGATCACGCCATCGTCCGCCAAGGCATCCGGCAACTGCTGATCGACCGCGGCATCGCACGCGAAGTGGCGGAGGCGGAAACCGGCTGCGAAGCGGTCGCCGCGATCGACAAGGCCGCCTACGACGTGATCCTGCTCGACATCTCGCTCACCGACATGAACGGCATCGAGGTGCTCAAGCGCATCAAGCGCAAGCTGCCGCGCACGCCGGTGCTGATGTTCTCGATGTACCGCGAGGATCAGTACGCCGTGCGCGCGCTCAAGGCGGGCGCGGCAGGTTATCTGTCGAAGACCGTCAACGCCGCGCAGATGATCTCCGCGATCCAGCAGGTCGCCGCCGGACGCAAGTACGTGAGCCCGGCGATGGCCGAGGCGCTCGCCGAATACGTGTCGTTCGAGAACGAACCGCTGCCGCACGAGAAGCTCTCGGACCGCGAGTACCAGACCCTGTGCATGCTCGCGTCCGGCAAGCGCCTGACCGATATCGCGCACACGCTGTCGCTGTCGGTCAAGACCGTGAGCGTGTACCGCACGCGGCTGCTGGAAAAGATGAAATTGTCGAACAATGCCGAGCTGACGTTCTATGTCATGAGCAATCGGCTCGTCGACATGAATCCGCAGATCGGCGCGTGA